The genomic interval GAAGTCTTTCTTTGAAAGGTCACACCATCGGCGAGTCATGTAGTTTTCTTTATTTTGCGAAGATTTGCTCTGTTCAGCGCCTGGAGCGAGGCTCTTCTCTACGAGATATGTCCACAGACGCGAGGGTAGGGCAAAGACACTCTGCGAAGCTACTTGTTTCTGAGGATGTTTAGTGGCTATGGCTGTTAGTTCTTCGTTGATTGAAGCTTCAGTTTCGTTGGTCCAGTTTATGCTTAGTGGCATCTTGTATGCGTTTTCAGCCAACAGACGTGCTGCATAACTAGACAGGCGCAGAATGGCTGGACCACTCATGCCCCAATGGGTGATGAGCAGCGGACCGCTTGCTCGCAGTTTCGTGCCAGGCATGAAGGCTGTAGCATTCTCTACCACCGTTCCCATGAGATCGTGAAGAGCTTTGTCTTCTATCTGGAAGGTGAAGAGCGATGGTACTGGCTGAACAATCTCGTGACCAAGCCATTGCAGACCTTCCTTTTTTGGAGAGCCGCCTGTCGTTACCACCACAAAGTCGTAGTCTCTGAATAATGCGTCGAGAGAATCTGTATCCTGACTATCTTTCTGAATATTTGTCGAGATGGCGCAACCTGTCTTTATCTCTATGCCCAGTCGTCGTGCTTCTGAGAGGAAAAGGTTTATGATGGAGTGGGAGTCCTGCGACTGCGGAAACACACATTCGTCGTCTTGTGTGACAAGGGCTACGCCTCGTTCTTCAAACCAACGGTATGCATCTTCTGGCCCAAAGCTCTTGAAGAGTCTCTTTAGCAGACGGTGTCCACGCGGATAGACCTGCGACAGGTCGCTGACGAGACGAAACGAATTGGTGCAGTTGCATCGTCCACCGCCCGATATTTCTACCTTCTGTAGAACTCGATGTGCACGTTCAAAGATGGTGACCTCCATTGGGGCCACCATCTCCTTAAGGTTTATTGCTGTGAAGAAACCAGCAGCTCCTCCACCAATAATCGCAGTCTTCATTACTCAATAACAACGAGAGCGTCGTCTTCCATAACACTCTCACCAATCTTTACACAGATGGCTGTCACCTTGCCGGCCTTCTCAGCCTGAAGGTTGTTTGCCATCTTCATGGCTTCGAGCACAACAACGGTGTCGCCCACCTGAACCTCGTCGCCAACGGCAACCTTGATGTCTGTGATGACACCTGGCAGTGGAGCCTTGATGGCATTATTCTTGTTGACAGCAGCTTTTTCAGCGACTGTCTCCCCTCCTTCGGAGGGGCTGGGGGAGGTCGTAGGCTTGCCCAATACAGGCTTCTTCTTCTCAGGTTCAGCCTCTATTTCCATCTCTACCTTGTAGTCTTCACCATTGACTGTTACGTTGGCGATGTTCTCTTCGATATCACCAATGGCTACTACATATTTTGTGCCATTGATAGTATATTTGTATTCTTTCATGTTTTGTACTTAACAACTAATAAAACGTTATGGATGAGCAGTCATTGTCTGTGCATATCCGTTCCACTGTGTGGGATGCTCGACAATGGTAATGATACCTGTCTCCACGTCGTGGACGTTGTTGCCCAGATGCTCATGCAATGCCATAGCAATGGCAGCATATACTTCGTTTTGTTTCATATACTAATTTCTCAATTACATAGGAATGTTACCATGCTTCTTAGCAGGCAGAGCATCGCGCTTTGTAGCGAGCTGAGCCAGAGCGCGGCAGATGCGGAAACGAGTGTTGCGTGGCTCGATTACATCATCAATATAGCCATACTTGGCTGCCTGGTAAGGATTAGCGAAGAGTTCGTTGTACTCTTCCTCCTTCTCAGCAATGAATGCCTTTACGTCCTCGCCAGCTTCCTTCTTAGCCTTTGCCTCCTTAGCATATAGCACAGCAGCAGCACCTGATGCACCCATAACGGCGATCTCAGCTGATGGCCATGCGTAGTTCAGGTCGGTGTGGAGCTGCTTAGAACCCATAACGATGTGAGAACCACCATAAGACTTACGCAGAGTAACGGTAATCTTGGGCACAGTAGCCTCGCCGTAAGCGTAGAGCAGCTGAGCACCATGCAGGATTACTGCGTTGTACTCCTGACCAGTACCAGGCAGGAAGCCAGGAACGTCAACGAAGCTTACGATAGGAATATTGAATGCATCGCAGAAGCGTACGAAACGTGCACCCTTACGAGAAGCGTTCACGTCGAGCACACCAGCATAGCAAGAAGGCTGGTTAGCAACGATACCTACGCTCTGGCCGTTGAAACGAGCGAAGCCAACGATGATGTTCTTTGCGAACTTAGGCTGTACTTCAAAGAACTCGCCCTCGTCAACCACAGCACCGATAACCTTGTACATGTCGTATGCCTCGTTAGGATTCTCAGGAATAATCTCGTTGAGCATATCCTCCATACGGTTGATTGGGTCGTTGCACTTCTTGCGAGGAGCTGTCTCCATGTTGTTAGAAGGAATATAAGAGAGCAGAGTCTTGATCATCTGCAGACCCTCTTCCTCAGTCTTAGCTGTGAAGTGAGTAACACCCGACTTGGTAGCGTGAACGCTTGCACCACCCAGGTGCTCCTGGTCGATGTCCTCGCCAGTAACGGTCTTTACAACCTTTGGACCTGTAAGGAACATGTATGATGTGCCTTCCATCATCAGGGTGAAGTCAGTCAGAGCAGGGCTATACACAGAGCCGCCTGCGCAAGGACCGAAGATACCTGAAATCTGTGGAATAACGCCTGAAGCCAGAATATTGCGCTCGAAGATTTCTGCGAAGCCAGCCAGTGAGTTGATACCCTCCTGAATACGTGCGCCACCCGAGTCATTGATGCCGATGACAGGTGCACCCATCTTCATGGCCATATCCATCACCTTACAGATCTTCTGGCTCATGGTCTCAGACAGAGAACCAGCATGAACGGTGAAGTCCTGTGCGAAGATGAATACCAGGCGTCCGTCGATAGTACCGCTACCTGCTACAACGCCGTCGCCAAGGAACTGCTTCTTCTCCATGCCGAAGTTGTGGCAACGGTGTTCCTTGAACATATCATATTCCTCGAACGAACCTGGATCGAGAATCATGTCAATACGCTCACGAGCGGTGTACTTGCCACGCTCATGCTGCTTCTGGATAGCTTTCTCACCACCACCGAGACGTGCCTGTTCGCGCTTCTCGATGAGTTGCTTAATCTTTTCTAATTGCTTACTCATTTTTTTGTTTGACTATTTGACAATTTATTATTTGACAATTTATTCAGGATGTTCGCAAAGTTCTGTGAGCACTCCTGCTGTTGACTTTGGATGCAGGAAGGCAATGTTAAGACCCTCAGCACCCTTGCGAGGAGCCTGGTCAATGAGACGAACGCCCTTTTCAGACACTTCTGCCAAAGCATTTGCAACACCATCCTCTATGCAGAACGCAACATGGTGTACGCCTTTGTTGCCTTTGTCCAGCCACTTCTGAATGGTGCTCTCTGGCGATGTGGGCTCAAGAAGTTCCAACTTCACCTCTCCACACTTCAGGAAGGCAGTCTTTACCTTCTGGTCTTCTACAACTTCAGTTGCATAGCACTCTAAACCAAGCACTTCCGTAAAGAAAGGAAGGCTCTCTTCAATGCTCTGGACCGCGATGCCCAGATGTTCAATGTGTGAAATCTTCATAAGGATTAAATTTAGATTAAGTGATTATTGTTAGATGATTTCTGTCTCATTGTCTTAATGAACCTTGCAAAAGTACGAAATCAAACCGATACAGCAAAATCTTTTTAAGATTATTAGTAATCGAGTCTGAAGTCCTGAGGATGTTATTCCTCCATGAGCTTGCGGTAACGTGCTCTCTTAGGCTCTTCTATTCCCAGACGCATAGCCTTGTTTGCCTCATACTCTGAGTAGTTGCCCTGGAAGAAGAACACGCTTCCCTTGTCGGCCTCTTCGCCAGTC from Prevotella sp. E13-27 carries:
- the mce gene encoding methylmalonyl-CoA epimerase, with product MKISHIEHLGIAVQSIEESLPFFTEVLGLECYATEVVEDQKVKTAFLKCGEVKLELLEPTSPESTIQKWLDKGNKGVHHVAFCIEDGVANALAEVSEKGVRLIDQAPRKGAEGLNIAFLHPKSTAGVLTELCEHPE
- a CDS encoding NAD(P)/FAD-dependent oxidoreductase — protein: MKTAIIGGGAAGFFTAINLKEMVAPMEVTIFERAHRVLQKVEISGGGRCNCTNSFRLVSDLSQVYPRGHRLLKRLFKSFGPEDAYRWFEERGVALVTQDDECVFPQSQDSHSIINLFLSEARRLGIEIKTGCAISTNIQKDSQDTDSLDALFRDYDFVVVTTGGSPKKEGLQWLGHEIVQPVPSLFTFQIEDKALHDLMGTVVENATAFMPGTKLRASGPLLITHWGMSGPAILRLSSYAARLLAENAYKMPLSINWTNETEASINEELTAIATKHPQKQVASQSVFALPSRLWTYLVEKSLAPGAEQSKSSQNKENYMTRRWCDLSKKDFNRLVNRLVNDEYAIAGRAPFKDEFVTCGGISLSAVNPSTLESRQRPHLYFAGEVLDIDGVTGGFNFQAAWSTAYTVAHAISQEALSNK
- a CDS encoding biotin/lipoyl-containing protein, translating into MKEYKYTINGTKYVVAIGDIEENIANVTVNGEDYKVEMEIEAEPEKKKPVLGKPTTSPSPSEGGETVAEKAAVNKNNAIKAPLPGVITDIKVAVGDEVQVGDTVVVLEAMKMANNLQAEKAGKVTAICVKIGESVMEDDALVVIE
- a CDS encoding acyl-CoA carboxylase subunit beta, with translation MSKQLEKIKQLIEKREQARLGGGEKAIQKQHERGKYTARERIDMILDPGSFEEYDMFKEHRCHNFGMEKKQFLGDGVVAGSGTIDGRLVFIFAQDFTVHAGSLSETMSQKICKVMDMAMKMGAPVIGINDSGGARIQEGINSLAGFAEIFERNILASGVIPQISGIFGPCAGGSVYSPALTDFTLMMEGTSYMFLTGPKVVKTVTGEDIDQEHLGGASVHATKSGVTHFTAKTEEEGLQMIKTLLSYIPSNNMETAPRKKCNDPINRMEDMLNEIIPENPNEAYDMYKVIGAVVDEGEFFEVQPKFAKNIIVGFARFNGQSVGIVANQPSCYAGVLDVNASRKGARFVRFCDAFNIPIVSFVDVPGFLPGTGQEYNAVILHGAQLLYAYGEATVPKITVTLRKSYGGSHIVMGSKQLHTDLNYAWPSAEIAVMGASGAAAVLYAKEAKAKKEAGEDVKAFIAEKEEEYNELFANPYQAAKYGYIDDVIEPRNTRFRICRALAQLATKRDALPAKKHGNIPM